In Coregonus clupeaformis isolate EN_2021a chromosome 7, ASM2061545v1, whole genome shotgun sequence, one genomic interval encodes:
- the LOC121569315 gene encoding SKI/DACH domain-containing protein 1-like, with product MGDLKCGFEEMQGVRLGYLLIKGKQMFALSQVFTDLLKNIPRTTVHKRMDHLNVKKHHCDLEELRKLKAINSIAFHAAKCTLISREDVEALYFSCKTERVLKSNKRKVKKVSLPEDVGEGKLHADTHPAGLWKEKVWLSLHSVPQTLSLKNKSGKREQPTSRPDSNLPQIYNKSLGQDYSSVTKSACKPSKNYETAQIPGNCVAFSQRHSFFRSVVSRQPVLFKSAIAAQSRLSAAGDLLHKRKRRRDGGGGRDRDSGGARQSWSRSRHTHSHTHPHHPVLLVQPKCCSKTKTHHNGTTLGHFHLGHEFYLDHRAHHHPHPQQHVGGFPESYSSDTESSCYSERLNNDSDFGSSLSTSSNSGTSDEEEDEEDEEESPLESSEVSSDEESSSQSDSSSVSSQVSVQSIRFRRARFSSVNTTKHITTRTLPNAKTLSTTLSGTRTQSNSRTVSNSLTLSHTKAPLLLQPTFHYSHQQQPSRPVVQGGTSQVDYASPRKQQKYDFTAREAKQDAHTYRFSSPVIRGSCFAERKDRKVPESQVQTQREIKRAEPVSRTVYALSPSPNPNGNKAVPPHRTPGHANKCPPVLSSHCAHDKDTKHSKPTDNNQLSLAANLKKEVRISPSLKLPSPLKTIKTEPEELSVAAGPLPNSGRAVKTPPFNLQNVKIKVEQSYDEYEYNSKASGFHCKGDEADINNGQYPGGDIKHAAGCFNNDTKAIESYAGAPKSSSGLQECRSTRDTPCSEEGEYKNGVGVRKNGRTLVLGKEPGISRAQAKQNVSKVDRTLSSHPAGKAEICEGNIEHLTGASKRKRACSNVAASLKRPFSFMANFPAPPSLVVGSDGDLSPAYSLNSLGGPRPPPRSHPVWRWQPGGLTVPPPPAQRIRKC from the coding sequence ATGGGAGACCTGAAGTGTGGGTTTGAGGAGATGCAGGGAGTGAGGCTGGGATACCTGCTGATAAAAGGAAAACAAATGTTCGCCCTCTCCCAGGTCTTCACTGACCTACTGAAAAATATTCCCCGGACCACCGTGCACAAACGCATGGACCACCTGAACGTTAAAAAGCACCACTGTGATTTGGAGGAGCTGAGAAAGCTCAAAGCAATAAATTCTATTGCTTTCCACGCGGCTAAATGTACTCTGATATCACGGGAGGATGTGGAGGCACTTTATTTCTCCTGCAAAACGGAGCGCGTGTTAAAATCCAACAAAAGAAAAGTAAAGAAGGTGAGTTTACCCGAGGATGTGGGCGAGGGCAAGCTTCACGCGGACACGCACCCTGCCGGGTTATGGAAGGAGAAAGTTTGGTTAAGTTTGCACAGCGTTCCACAGACTCTGTCCCTCAAAAACAAATCCGGCAAGAGAGAGCAACCAACCTCGCGCCCCGACTCCAATCTACCTCAAATTTACAATAAATCCCTCGGTCAGGATTATTCCTCTGTCACCAAGTCGGCATGTAAACCCTCTAAAAACTATGAAACTGCTCAAATACCGGGCAATTGCGTCGCGTTTAGTCAGAGACATTCGTTTTTCAGGAGCGTGGTGAGCCGGCAGCCGGTGTTGTTTAAATCCGCCATTGCTGCTCAGTCTAGGCTCTCTGCAGCCGGCGACCTACTTCACAAAAGGAAGAGGAGGCGCGATGGGGGCGGCGGCAGGGATAGGGACAGCGGCGGCGCGAGGCAGTCGTGGAGcaggagcagacacacacactcacacactcacccacaccaCCCGGTGCTTCTCGTGCAGCCCAAGTGCTGCAGCAagacaaaaacccaccacaacgggACAACTCTGGGTCATTTTCATCTTGGACACGAGTTTTACCTCGACCACCGAGCTCACCATCATCCTCACCCGCAGCAACATGTAGGGGGTTTCCCGGAGAGCTACAGCAGTGACACCGAGTCCAGCTGCTACTCAGAGCGGCTCAACAACGACTCAGACTTCGGCTCCAGTTTATCCACCAGCAGCAACTCTGGGACCTCTgacgaggaggaagatgaggaggatgaagaggagagccCGTTGGAGAGCTCTGAGGTCAGTTCTGACGAGGAGAGTTCATCTCAGTCTGACAGCAGCTCTGTGTCCAGTCAGGTCTCTGTCCAGTCCATCCGCTTCAGGAGGGCCCGGTTCTCCTCTGTCAACACCACCAAACATATCACCACTAGAACTCTGCCTAACGCTaaaactctctccactactctcTCCGGCACTAGAACTCAGTCGAATTCTAGAACTGTATCCAACAGTCTAACTCTCTCGCACACTAAAGCACCTTTGCTCCTGCAGCCTACCTTCCACTACAGCCACCAGCAGCAGCCATCTAGACCGGTTGTCCAAGGTGGAACCAGCCAGGTGGACTATGCCAGTCCGAGGAAACAACAGAAATATGACTTTACAGCCAGGGAGGCCAAGCAGgacgcacacacatacaggttCAGTTCGCCTGTCATCCGGGGGAGTTGTTTCGCTGAGAGGAAAGACAGGAAGGTTCCTGAGTCCCAGGTCCAGACccaaagagagataaagagagccgAACCTGTGTCCAGAACAGTTTACGCACTGAGCCCCTCACCTAACCCCAACGGGAACAAAGCGGTTCCTCCACACAGGACACCGGGACACGCAAACAAATGCCCCCCAGTCCTGAGCTCACACTGTGCCCATGACAAAGACACAAAGCACTCCAAGCCCACAGACAACAACCAGCTTTCATTAGCTGCAAATCTAAAGAAAGAGGTGAGAATTAGCCCAAGCCTGAAACTGCCCTCTCCGCTCAAAACCATTAAGACCGAGCCGGAAGAGCTCTCAGTGGCCGCGGGTCCCCTCCCCAACAGTGGCAGGGCGGTCAAGACGCCCCCCTTCAACCTGCAGAATGTGAAAATCAAAGTGGAGCAAAGCTATGATGAATACGAATACAACAGTAAGGCCTCCGGGTTCCACTGCAAAGGAGACGAGGCGGATATCAACAATGGCCAGTACCCCGGCGGCGACATCAAACACGCTGCTGGCTGTTTCAACAACGACACCAAAGCCATTGAAAGTTATGCTGGGGCTCCCAAGTCCTCATCCGGCTTGCAGGAATGCAGGAGCACTCGAGACACCCCTTGTTCTGAGGAGGGGGAGTATAAAAACGGAGTTGGGGTCAGGAAAAACGGCAGGACTCTGGTTCTGGGGAAGGAGCCTGGAATTTCGAGGGCGCAGGCGAAACAGAACGTGTCCAAAGTTGACAGGACTTTATCTTCTCATCCCGCGGGTAAAGCAGAGATTTGTGAAGGAAATATTGAGCATCTAACAGGGGCGAGTAAACGAAAACGCGCGTGCAGTAATGTAGCAGCCTCTCTGAAGAGGCCTTTCAGCTTCATGGCAAATTTCCCGGCTCCTCCATCCCTGGTTGTGGGCAGCGACGGGGATTTAAGCCCAGCTTACTCTCTGAACTCTCTGGGGGGACCCCGACCTCCCCCTCGCTCTCACCCCGTGTGGCGGTGGCAGCCTGGCGGTCTGACTGTCCCTCCCCCACCCGCTCAGAGAATCAGGAAATGTTGA